GGTCTGAAGCTTTACATGGTGTTTCTAATGTGGGTCCCGGTACTAAATTCTCCGACCTTGTACCCGGAGCCACCAGTTTTCCCACTGTCATTTTAACTGCTGCTTCTTTTAATGCTTCTCTCTTTGAAGCCATTGGCAAggtactctctctctctttcttttcaTAAGTACCATTCAGATTCGACTACAACTGACAGCTTTAGGGCTCTTTTTTAAccttttattccttattcaccCATTTGTcatctttatttctttcttgTCACAATCACCCTTTCCAACCAACCCCATGATTTGATTTGAGATTTCATGGAAAAGGAAACCTGCATCATCCTCTTCAAAATAAACAAGATgatattttatgtttttcaaGTGCTCCACTGTTgcaaatatttacttttttattCAACTAAAATAGGATACAGATATTTCAGGTGTGAAAATCATGTTTAGTCATAACATAAATAAATGCATTTGTTGATTGAAAGATAGTAGGTGCCAGCCAGCCAGCCAATTATATAGAAAGAGAGTGTGACCGACCTTATCATTGCATTTAATATTCTAGGTGGTTTCAAGTGAAGCAAGAGCAATGTACAATGTGGGATTGGCAGGGTTGACATTTTGGTCACCAAATATTAACATATTCCGTGATCCAAGATGGGGAAGAGGTCATGAGACTCCCGGCGAAGACCCTTTACTTACAAGCAAATATGGAGCTGGTTATGTTAGAGGTCTGCAACAAAGGGATGATGGTAATAAAGATAAGCTTAAGGTTGCTGCTTGTTGCAAGCACTATACTGCTTATGATCTTGACAACTGGAAAGGCGTCGATCGTTTCCATTTCAATGCCTTGGTAAATTTAGCATTCACTTTTTGGATCATACATTTCATTCCTTTacattctcattctcattctcattctcattctcCTGATTTAGGTAACACAACAAGATTTGGATGATACATTTCAACCACCATTCAAAAGCTGTGTTCTTGATGGAAATGTAGCAAGTGTCATGTGTTCCTATAATCAAGTCAATGGCAAACCTACTTGTGCTGATCCCAATCTCCTTTCTGGGGTAATTCGAGGCCAATGGAAACTAAACGGCTATATTGTTACTGATTGTGATTCAGTAGATGTGCTTTACAATGCACAACATTATGTTAAAACACCAGAAGAAGCTGCTGCTGTATCTATATCAGCAGGTATTGTAACTAACTTGTTACTTTCTCTTATATCAAGTTTAAGACGTGATAGTGCTGAGTTTACACTACTGCAATTGACAGGTGTTGATCTCGACTGCGGATCTTTCCTCGGCATACATACAGGAGCTGCAGTAAAAGCAGGATTAGTAAAGGAGCCAGATATTGACAGAGCTGTCTCGAACAATTTTGCCACTTTGATGAGACTTGGTTTCTTTGATGGAGATCCTAGCAAGCAATTGTATGGAAATTTAGGTCCAAAAGATGTATGCACACCAGCAAATCAGGAGTTAGGCATCGAAGCCGCAAGGCAAGGGATAGTGTTGCTTAAGAACTCTCAAGGATCACTCCCTCTATCTCCTAAAGCAGTTAAAAACTTGGCACTAGTTGGACCAAATGCGAATGCCACAAGTGCCATGATTGGAAACTATGAGGGTATGCATGGATATTCCAAATTTTGTATAAATGGTCCTTTCCTGTCTAAATAAATATGATGATATGGTTGTGAAATATCAATATGTAGGTATTCCATGTAAATATACTTCGCCTTTGCATGGACTAACCGCAGTGGTTGCAACAACATATGCACCAGGCTGCGCCAATGTTTCTTGTCCTGCACCTAATATAGCTGAATCGACaaaagcagcagcagcagccgATGCAACAGTGATTGTAGTGGGTGGTGATCTCTCTGTAGAGGCTGAAATGCGTGACAGGAACGACCTTACTCTCCCGGGGCAACAACAACAATTAGTAACACAAGTTGCCAATGCAGCCAAAGGACCTGTAATCCTTGTGATCATGTCTGGAGGTGGAATGGATGTCACTTTTGCCAAAACTAACAACAAAATTACCAGCATACTATGGGTTGGTTACCCTGGCCAAGACGGGGGAGCTGCCATAGCTGATGTTATTTTCGGTTTTCACAATCCAAGTAATATctcaatattattattattattggtgAGGGAGGGAGGGGAAACAACATTCTGAAATATTTTTGGAACTGTTTTTCAGGTGGAAGATTGCCAGTGACATGGTATCCACAATCATTTGTAGAGAAAGTACCAATGACAAACATGAACATGAGACCGGATCCTAAAACCGGGTATCCTGGACGGACATACAGGTTTTACACAGGCGAAACAGTATATAACTTTGGAGATGGGCTAAGTTATACACAGATCAATCACCAATTAGTTCAAGCACCAAGAGCAGTTTCAGTAACCTTAGGAGGAAACCATCCTTGTAAATCATCACTATGCCAATCAGTTGAAGCTGTTGACGAGAATTGCCAGAATTCGGCATTTGATATACGATTAAAACTTTACAATGCAGGGCAAATGAAAGCAGGCCACACTGTTTTCTTGTTTTCAAGTCCTCCACCAGTCCACAATGCACCAAGAAAACAGCTGCTGGATTTTCAAAAGATTTCAATAGAACCAAAACAGGATAAAATACTCAAGTTTAATGTGGATGTTTGCAAGCATTTAGGTataacagatgaaaatggacAACGGAAAGTTGCCTTAGGACAACATGTTCTTCATGTTGGAGATCTCAAACATTCATTGACTGTCAAGATTTGAACAAATTTCAATCTAAATTCCTGAATTTCAAATGTCAAGTGCCTCCTCCTCAATAGCTAGGTTGAGATTGAGTTTATCATTTTCTCAACTCATTCCTATACCCAAATCAATTGTTCAAATTTCTCAATTAATCAAGTGGATTGTTCTATTTACTGTTACACCTAACTGTAAatcagaaaacaaaacaaaaagataGACTAAAATATGGTTTGTTAACTTTCTGCTCATGGAAAGTTGAGATATAGTGGAGATTGATTATCACAATATACAGGAACTAGTAGTTTGTGATCAATCTTGAAAACTTCCAAGAGAAAGGCAATCCAATATACATCAGTAGACATAGACTTGTATTCTTCTTCTATTGAGGAGCCAGAAACACTTGCTTGTTTCTTATTTTTCCAAGATATGAGTGAACTTCCCAGGCAAACACAAAAACCAGAAATACAACAAACCCTATGTGCTGCTTTTAGGCATTAACTGCAAAAGTAATGAGACCTTTTATTACCTAGCCTATAAACAAACTTATTGTTGGATCCATATGAGTAGAAACGGGTTTAGAAGCAAGTAATCTTGCATCTTCTAAAACTTCTTAAGCATTTTTCATTTGGCATTAACACTTTTTGCAATCTCAAATCCTAATAAATTTAAGAGTTCCTAGATCTTTAATTTGAAATTCAACATCTAATGACGCCTTAATATTTTCAATTTCCAAAGTAATGTAAGCAATAGGGTGTTGTTACAAGCATCTCTCTCTACCACAATTAATTTATTAGGAGGCAAGGCCAATACACGTGCACTTACTATGctgttttcaaattttaaaaggTTTACTTATTGATATcatacttcttcttcttctccgatGACTCTATGATGACCTGAGATCATAGAAGACTTTAGAAAATGGAGCCGGAGTTCCGGCGAACCctctccgatgctaaagttagAAGGTATTAGAAATAATATCTAGCCAACAAGTAACAGTGAATGAAGTAGTTGAAGTAAGATACCTGAATTTGTGGAATGTCTCCGttatttatagataaaataaaGTATACATGGACACATGACAACATCTGATAGGTTTTCGAACCATATCTTTCTGTGCCACAACATTTCTGAATATGGGGAGCGTGTATTTGCAATCCAGCATGCTCATTGGTCCACGTGTTTCCAAATACAGCTCCTGAAGACAACCTTCAGATGAAAGGTGACCGAAGCTATGACTTCGGCCAAGCTTCAGCCAAGAATGATGTTGTAATGGGCTTTAGTGGGATTAGACCCATCTGAAGACTTTGGATCACAACGTGCCTGACTTCCAAAAGCCCAAATTAGGGGATTAATGGGATTTTAAATGGGGATTAATGGGGTCAATAGGAACTAATTGAGGGATTAATGGGAGTTAATGGTATGGGAAAGAGGGATGAATGGGGAAGAGAGAAAGGAGTGGGGAAAAGGAAGTGATGGGATTGATGGGAAGAGAGGGAGTGGAAAGGTTTCCATGGTCAGGTAACTACCTATCTACAATCCTATATTTATCAGATTCAAGGCATTAGGTTCAGCAATCAGactagttgatcatcatcgaatctcattctagcaatgaTCATATATCTGTTAAATCTAGGACATTAAGCTTGcataatctaatcaattggAAACAAATCCAATAacctaaatccctaatcatacacgGTTACGCAATCAATCTcaccccatcccaaattggatggggattaattcATAATTAAACTAACCAAATAGTTAAAGCACAAATTAGCAACATGAATCatcattaatttaaataagcaAAGAGTAAGAGACAAAATAAAGAATTAGAAAGCTAAAACCCGGCTtcgtctgattctgattacaaatgtGGTAGAACTCTCCCCTACCAATCTTCAAGAAACTCAAAGCAATTACAAATCAAGGAAATCAAACAGCAAAAGCTGATACaagtaaaaaggaaaaaagggaaaaagaagTAGGAGCCCTAACAAAGGAGACataatgttctatttatagtgctaGGTGTGTTAGGGGGTATTTTGGGCATTTTCCAAGCCAAGGTTTGCGCCCAGGAGGTGAGAAGACGCTGGGAAATTGCTTCCTAGCGTCTCGTCTTGTCGAGACGAgaagtgtctcgacgagacgaaagggtgtctcgacgagacactagGCGTCTCGTTGAGACACCACGTGATGGTTTCCTTTTGGGAACCATcggcccgcctcgtctcgtcgagacaggctgtgtctcgacgagacgggggcctgtctcgacgagacatgcGCTGAAAAGTGGTGGCTCTCTCTTCGGAAGTTATCTGTTTTGGTCCCTAGACTTTCGGAATTTACTCCAATGGTCCCCGAATTGTCCGGACATGCTCCGAAAGGcacgggtctggttcggaaatgctcaaatagtcatgaaaatacagaaaatgccataaataatggaaattactcattttaactaaaagataacaaaatgatattgaaattgaatggaaataaggcaaaaacgaactaaaacaatcctaaaaaccctatataaatgggagctatcagctATCCCGGTCTAAACCCTCGGACCGGCTCTTTGCCCACAAGCATTGTTCTActtcggaggagtattcaaaaGGAATATTCATTAGCTCCTCTTCCTCGTACTCAATGTTGTTCAGACCCGAAGAGGTTTCTGCAGAGTACCTATAACACATTTCCTCAACAAACATGTCAATAAGATCcataaaatttatgaaattacaaTCTTCCATGGTGTTAgatggaaatttcatggaattgtaaacgttaagtacTACCTCTTCGTGTTGCAATATGAGTATGAGTTTACCTTCATGGACATCAATAAGAGTTCTCTCGGTTGCAAGAAATGATCTCCCTTGGAGGATTGGAACCAAGTTGTCTTCAGCTATGTTGAGCACTACAAAGTCGGCGGGGAAGATAAATTTGTCTACCTTCATCGGGACGTCCTCCACTACTACTTTGAGCCAAGCAATAGATCTATAGGCCAATTAGAGTGTCATGTTGGTAGGCTTCGGTTCTCCCAACCCGAGCTTCCTAAAAAtagataaaggcattagattaaTACTAGCACCTAAATCGCATAAAGCTCGAGTTAATTCAACATTTCCAATTGTACATGGGATGGAAAAGTTCCTTAAGTCcttgagcttgggtggaagttTGTCCATTATTATTGTGGAGCGTTCCTCCGTGAGCACTACCGTCTCATTTTGTTCCAACTTTCTTTTCCTGGCAAGAATTTCTTTAAGAAATTTCGCATATGTGGGCATTTATTCTAATGCCTCCGCGAATGGAATATTGAtatgaagtttcttaaagatttccaaaaaTTTAGCATATCGGTGATccaatttatcttttttttaatctttatgGGGATgggagcttcggtacgtaaTCTCCAATTGGATCACTAATATTTTCATTCTTACCCGAAGAAGTTGGAATTTTAGGGTCTGAACCGGGGTTTCTTACCTCTCCCGGTTCGTCACTTACCTTTGGAGCGGATTGAATCGCCTTTGGCACTGGTAGTTCCAAACCTTTACCACTTCGAAGTGTGATCGCTTGTACGGACTCCCAGTTTTTTGGTCGTGGGTTTTGCTCGATGTTGTTTGGGAGAGACCCTTATTGTCTCTCTTGTTGTTGGCGATTTAGTTGGGTCACTTGGTGccccaaatccctgcaaaatGCTTCGTTATCAGCAAGACATACGGAAATATCTTTAAGAAGATTTATTACCGTTTGGTCTTGCGTGTTGCTTGGAGGTTGAGAGGTTTGACCTCCTTAGGCATTTTAGGATTGAACCAATCCTTGATTCTTGTACTCGTGATTAAAATTGGATGGGCGCTTCAACACGTTTTGATTATTACCGTACGACAAGTTTGGGTGCTGGTGTTGAGGCCGCCATccattgttattgttattattatggTGGTGATAAGCATTTGAGTTAAGATAGGAGTTGtagttagaattatacctttcaTTTCCCCCTGCATAACGTATGCTTTCGGCATCACAGACAAAGGGACTTCCGGCTTGGCAATCTCGACCATGATGGTCGCCACCACAATGGTTGCACAACAGGACCTGTGCTGAGTTGTCAAGGCTCAATTGTGCCATTAAGGCATCTAGATTTTTGTTCATTTCGGCCATGGAGTTCCTCGGAGCCTCATCCTCCATGACGAATGTTTGGTGTCacgattgttgaaacacctttctacataattttgatttgacaaaattgtttaagtataattgaaatacatattctaaacacactaagtttaaatgctttgatttattctactaatgtgtttgttcaatgttgagttaaattgtttataagacacaagaattaaaaggcccaagcccaatacaagtgtcaaagcccaagtcaaacaactcagtactactcggcccgcgtttgtcaaaacgctgtcgctttggacaaaacgcaactcagcgaaagaaggatctagaagaccttcgggaacaacttcaagatgaagctgttgagtagattcgacaaacgtacaagatagcagctggctaaggaaaacttccagacaaagtatttctactttgggtaaagttcagatgacacagtatgctgtccagttgactttaccataaaaggagagacattctgctgagctgaccgagaacagaagatacacaaatctgattggccgagagctctgagcaagtcaggatgacaacgacaggaagccgtttccctccaacggttatttcgaaattcgaaatgaccgatgcccagacgtctctataaatagagtgccatcagaagcttcaacacttatagaacttgatcaagccattacgctgaccaaatctctacgcaaagttctgcaagcaaaaagcaaagcaaccttacactacattcaatatcttttgtg
The window above is part of the Euphorbia lathyris chromosome 3, ddEupLath1.1, whole genome shotgun sequence genome. Proteins encoded here:
- the LOC136224493 gene encoding beta-xylosidase/alpha-L-arabinofuranosidase 2-like isoform X2 → MASSRVAKLLCFLLCFCFRSFQVSAQSRAVFACDTNSNPSLASFAFCNPALGIPQRVGDLVNRLNLDEKIAFLVNAAPNVTRLGIPRYEWWSEALHGVSNVGPGTKFSDLVPGATSFPTVILTAASFNASLFEAIGKVVSSEARAMYNVGLAGLTFWSPNINIFRDPRWGRGHETPGEDPLLTSKYGAGYVRGLQQRDDGNKDKLKVAACCKHYTAYDLDNWKGVDRFHFNALVTQQDLDDTFQPPFKSCVLDGNVASVMCSYNQVNGKPTCADPNLLSGVIRGQWKLNGYIVTDCDSVDVLYNAQHYVKTPEEAAAVSISAGVDLDCGSFLGIHTGAAVKAGLVKEPDIDRAVSNNFATLMRLGFFDGDPSKQLYGNLGPKDVCTPANQELGIEAARQGIVLLKNSQGSLPLSPKAVKNLALVGPNANATSAMIGNYEGCANVSCPAPNIAESTKAAAAADATVIVVGGDLSVEAEMRDRNDLTLPGQQQQLVTQVANAAKGPVILVIMSGGGMDVTFAKTNNKITSILWVGYPGQDGGAAIADVIFGFHNPSGRLPVTWYPQSFVEKVPMTNMNMRPDPKTGYPGRTYRFYTGETVYNFGDGLSYTQINHQLVQAPRAVSVTLGGNHPCKSSLCQSVEAVDENCQNSAFDIRLKLYNAGQMKAGHTVFLFSSPPPVHNAPRKQLLDFQKISIEPKQDKILKFNVDVCKHLGITDENGQRKVALGQHVLHVGDLKHSLTVKI
- the LOC136224493 gene encoding beta-xylosidase/alpha-L-arabinofuranosidase 2-like isoform X1; the protein is MASSRVAKLLCFLLCFCFRSFQVSAQSRAVFACDTNSNPSLASFAFCNPALGIPQRVGDLVNRLNLDEKIAFLVNAAPNVTRLGIPRYEWWSEALHGVSNVGPGTKFSDLVPGATSFPTVILTAASFNASLFEAIGKVVSSEARAMYNVGLAGLTFWSPNINIFRDPRWGRGHETPGEDPLLTSKYGAGYVRGLQQRDDGNKDKLKVAACCKHYTAYDLDNWKGVDRFHFNALVTQQDLDDTFQPPFKSCVLDGNVASVMCSYNQVNGKPTCADPNLLSGVIRGQWKLNGYIVTDCDSVDVLYNAQHYVKTPEEAAAVSISAGVDLDCGSFLGIHTGAAVKAGLVKEPDIDRAVSNNFATLMRLGFFDGDPSKQLYGNLGPKDVCTPANQELGIEAARQGIVLLKNSQGSLPLSPKAVKNLALVGPNANATSAMIGNYEGIPCKYTSPLHGLTAVVATTYAPGCANVSCPAPNIAESTKAAAAADATVIVVGGDLSVEAEMRDRNDLTLPGQQQQLVTQVANAAKGPVILVIMSGGGMDVTFAKTNNKITSILWVGYPGQDGGAAIADVIFGFHNPSGRLPVTWYPQSFVEKVPMTNMNMRPDPKTGYPGRTYRFYTGETVYNFGDGLSYTQINHQLVQAPRAVSVTLGGNHPCKSSLCQSVEAVDENCQNSAFDIRLKLYNAGQMKAGHTVFLFSSPPPVHNAPRKQLLDFQKISIEPKQDKILKFNVDVCKHLGITDENGQRKVALGQHVLHVGDLKHSLTVKI